One genomic region from Bubalus kerabau isolate K-KA32 ecotype Philippines breed swamp buffalo chromosome 7, PCC_UOA_SB_1v2, whole genome shotgun sequence encodes:
- the CYTL1 gene encoding cytokine-like protein 1: MTPQLFPLLLLLLLAGLPATRPAPPTCYSRMLALSREITSDFQSLQATEPSDVCVRYLPRLYLDIHNYCVLAKLRDFVASPQCWKVAQVDALKDKVRKLYTIMNSFCRRDLVFLSDDCNALEYPILVTTVLPDHQS; this comes from the exons ATGACACCCCAGCTgttccccctgctgctgctgctgctcctggctGGGCTCCCCGCCACACGGCCAGCTCCCCCGACCTGCTACTCTCGGATGCTGGCCCTGAGCCGGGAGATCACCTCTGACTTCCAGAGCCTGCAGGCCACCGAGCCCTCG GATGTGTGTGTGAGATACCTGCCCAGGCTGTATCTGGATATACAT AATTACTGCGTGTTGGCCAAGCTGCGGGACTTTGTGGCATCACCCCAGTGCTGGAAGGTGGCCCAGGTGGACGCTTTGAAGGACAAAGTGAGGAAACTGTAcaccatcatgaactccttctgcAGGAGA GATTTGGTGTTCCTGTCGGATGACTGCAATGCGTTAGAATACCCAATCCTAGTGACCACAGTCCTCCCGGATCATCAGAGCTAA